The Flavobacterium sp. CBA20B-1 genome includes the window AATTTTTATTATTGGTAAGCATATTAATCAGCGAAGATTTCCCAACATTCGATCTTCCTATAAAAGCATATTCTGGAAGAGGTTCTGAAGGGCATTTCTTTACATCCGAATTACTTATGATAAATTCAGCGGTATTAATTTTCATAATTACTTAATATTTCGTTTTTCAAACCACTGGTCTAAAATTTCATTAAACGCATCTGGTTTTTCCATCATCGCAGCGTGTCCGCATTGATCAATCCAGTACAAATCAGAATCGGGAAGTAATTCATGAAACTCTTCGGCCACATCGGGAGGCGTCACAATATCGTTTCTCCCCCAGATAATACAAGTGGGCGTGTGCATTTTTGGCAAATCTTTCGCCATATTATGCCGAATGGCACTTTTTGCAATGGTAAGGGTTTTTATCAACTTCATACGATCGTTCACGGTGTTAAAAACATCATCAACAATCTCTTTGGTTGCTACTGCCGGATCATAAAAAACATCTTCTGCTTTCTTTTTAATAAACTCGTAATCGCCACGTCGCGGGTACGAATCACCCATTGCACTTTCGTACAAGCCCGAGCTTCCTGTAATCACCAATGCTTCTACAAACTCTGGATACATTTTAGTGTAATATAACGCTATATGCCCGCCAAGTGAGTTTCCAAGCAAAATGATTTTTTCGTATTTTTTATGCTTCACAAAATCGTGTACAAACTTTGCAAAAGCTTTTATGTTGGTTTTTAGTATATTTAATGTATAAATAGGCAATTCTGGCAGCACTACTTTATAGCCTTTTTTAGGAAAGTAATCCGATACCCCATCAAAATTACTTAAACCGCCCATTAAACCGTGTAAAATAACAATTGGTGTACCTTCACCAATCTCTATGTATCTAAATTTTCCTTCTTCTTTTATGTTTCGCTCCATATATGCGATTTCAATTTCACAAATATACGATATTAATAAAAAAATACTGTAAAGTTAAAGTAGTTTAATTAACAAATGCTCCTTGATACCATTTTGCTGTTAATGCACCTTCGTTAAATCATTTACATTATTTTATACTAATTAGGTATTTCTTTTGAAAGATACTTATATATTTTGGATGCTTCAATAAAAAATCTTTAAAAAAAACTTTACATCTTATAATCAATAAGTTACCATTTCATGCATGCTTCAGAAAAACTTATCAACAAAGTGGTAAAAAGTGGTAGAAAGTGGTAAAATTTTACTTACTTTTGTTTTGTATTTAATCATTTATAAAAATTTCATGCAACCAATAGTAGGTACATACGAATGTAAAATCGACACCAAAGGAAGGGTGTTGATACCTGCTGCGTTAAAAAAACAATTGGCTGCAATTGGCGAAGGTTTTGTTCTAAAGCGCTCTGTATATGAGAAATGCGTAGAACTTTGGCCCATGACCGAATGGAATGTGATGATGGAAAAATTAAACGAATTGAATCGTTTTGACCGCAAAGCAGATATGTTTGTTCGCAAATTTATGGCTGGTGTAAAAATAGTAGATATCGATGACGCCGGCCGCTTGCAAATGAATAAAGATTTGTTAGAATTTGCAAACATTTCCAAAGAAGTGGTTTTTTCATCGAAAATAAACATCATTGAAATTTGGGATAAAGATTTATACGAAAAAATTGTAAACGACGAAGATTTAGACTTTGGCGATTTGGCAGAAGAGGTAATGGGAACAAGAACAAATTATGGAGCATAACGAATACGAATACCACAATCCGGTACTGTTAAAAGAAACAGTTGATGGTTTAAACATTAAACCCGATGGTATCTACGTGGATGTAACTTTTGGCGGCGGTGGTCATTCAAAAGAAATTATGCGCCATTTGGGTCCCAACGGAAAGCTTTTTGCTTTTGACCAAGACACAGATGCTTTGGCAAACACACTAAATGACGACCGTTTTGTGTTAATCAACGAAAATTTTCGTTTTATAAAACGCTTTTTGCGTGTGTATGGTATTAAGCAAGTCGATGGAATTTTGGGCGATTTTGGTGTATCATCTCATCAATTTGATGTAGCAGAACGCGGATTCTCTACCCGATTCGATGCCGATTTAGACATGCGCATGAACCAAAACAATAGTCTTTCTGCTTTTGAAGTAATTAACAATTACGAAGAAGCTGCATTGAGCAAAATGTTTTTTGATTACGGCGAATTGAGCACTGCTCGTGGGCTGGCAGCTGCAATCGTATCCGCACGAAAAACCGAGCCAATTAAAAATTCGGAACAATTAAAAAAAGTGTTGTCGCGGTTTTTACCGGCTCATAAAAGCAATAAAATCTTGGCACAAATTTATCAAGCAATACGCATTGAAGTAAACCAAGAAATGGATGTTTTAAAAGAATTTTTAGAACAAGCATTAGAATTGCTAAAACCAGGTGGTCGGTTAAGCGTGATATCCTATCATTCATTAGAAGATCGCTTGGTAAAACGCTTCATAAAAAACGGAATGTTTGAAGGCGAACCCGAACGCGATTTTTTTGGCAGATATGAAGTGCCCTTAAAACCGATAGGCAAACTTATTGTTCCATCAGAAGAAGAAATTAAACAAAACAATAGAGCACGAAGTGCCAAATTAAGAATAGCAGAAAAAAATTAAAATGGGTTTAAACAGTATAATAAAAGCAAAATTTTTGGTTGAAGGGCAATCGTTAAAAAATTGGCTTTTTATAATTTATATTGTTTTCTGGACACTGGTACTTATTGCAAACAATCATTTTTACGAACAAAAAATGATGAAAGCGAAAGACCTAACCGAGCAAGTAAAAGAATTGCGTTCGGAATTTGTTGACAAAAGATCCGAATTGATGCAATTGCGAATGGAATCGAACATTTCAAAACAAATGGAAGTGTATCAAATTTTACCTTCATCGGTTCCACCCAAAAAGATAAAAGTTGTGATGGAGAAAGAAAAAAAATGGTATGAAATATGGGACTAGCAAAAAACGAAAATAACAGAATTTTCTTTGTTTTCTTCGGAATGCTTGCCATTGGTATTGCCATTTTTGCAAAAATGAGCATCATTCAGTTCAAAGAAGGCGAACAATGGCGCAGCAAAGCAGATAGCTTAACAATTAAAGACGAAATCATTCCGGCAAATCGCGGAAATATTTATTCGGCAGACGGTAGTTTATTGGCTACCTCTATTCCAAAATACACGATTTATTTTGACCCAATGGCACCTTCGTCTGAAAATTTTGAAAAATACATCGAGCCATTTTCTGATTCTTTAGCAAAAATGATCCCACGAAAATCGGCAAGCGAGTACAAATCTTATTTTAGAAAGGCGCGTTCCAATAAAAAAAGATACATTCATATAGCTACCAAATTAAGTTACACGCAATACATGAAAATGAAATCGTTTCCGCTGTTTAATTTGGGTAAATTCAAAGGCGGAATGATTGTGAACCAAGTACATGTGCGCGAATATCCAATGGGAATGATTGCCAACAGAACCATTGGCTATGAACGTGTAAACGATGACAAAACCATTACCCGAAAAGGGATCGAAGCTGCTTTTACTGATTATTTAACAGGTAAAGAGGGCAAACGAAAGGTTCAAAAAATGTCGAAAAGTTTGTGGAAACCCATTCACGATGAAAACGAAATCGATCCAAAAGATGGGTACGACATCACCACCACAATCGATGTGTATATTCAAGACATTGCCCATCATGCCCTATTAAGTTCTTTGGAATATTACGAAGCCGATCACGGAACAGTGGTGGTTATGGAAACCAATACGGGACAAATAAAAGCTATATCGAATCTGGGAAAAATTGGCGATGGATCGTATAGGGAAACTGTGAATTATGCCGTTTTAGAGCGTCATGACCCGGGTTCTACATTTAAATTGGCATCATATTTAGCATTGCTTGATGACGGAAAAGCCGATACAGCAACGATTTATGATACGCATAATGGTATTGTAACTTTCTCGGGCAGACAAGTACGTGATTCCAATCGCAGAGGTTACGGAAAAATTTCCTTAGGTAGAGCCTTTGAAGTATCGTCAAACACCGTTGTTACACAAGCGGTTTACAAAGCCTATAAAGACAATCCGAAGGATTTCACCGATAAAATGAAAGATTTTGGTTTCAACGCCACATTGGGAATGGATCTTAAAGGCGAACCAAAATCTTATATTCCTGTGCCGGGCGACCGAAATTGGAGTAAAATTGCCTTACCATGGATGGCTTACGGTTACGGAATTTTGGTTACACCCATGCAAACACTCACTCTTTACAACGCTATCGCAAACAATGGCGAAATGGTAAAGCCACAGTTTGTGAAAGAAATTCGTGATGTGAACCAAGTAATTAGAACTTTTGATAAAGAAGTGATTAATCCGCAAATCGTGAAGCCGAAAGTGGTAAAAGAAATGCAGGCGATTATGAAAAATGTGGTTTTAAGAGGAACTGGTAAAGGGCTTCGCTCAGACGATTTTTCAATGGCAGGAAAAACAGGTACTGCACAAATGAATTATGGAAACCGCGGTGGTATGTATTATGCCTCGTCGTTCGTTGGATATTTCCCAGCCGAAAACCCAAAATATTCGTGTATCGTAGTCATTCACCGACCAACAAAACACAGTTATTACGGAGGGGATGTTGCCGGACCGGTTTTTAAACGAATTGCACAAAAGATTTTTACCGATGTGCCTTCGTTAAAAGAAATTAAAAATATAGAAACACCATCGCAAAAAGCAATAAAAAGCTATAAAACCTATTACGCAAACGTGAAACAATCGGGCAATGTTATGCCAAATGTGGTTGGTTTACCAGCGATGGATGCCGTAGCAATTCTTGAAAATTTAGGTTTAAAAGTACAAACTATTGGCTTTGGAAAAGTAACCAAACAATCAGTTGCAAACGGCGAAAAAATAACAAAAAAGCAAACAATTACATTAGAATTAAGTTGAAACAATTAAAAGACATATTATACAAAGTATCGATAGATGCTGTTAGAGGTTCTACAAATGTGGCAATCACTGCTATTGTCTTTGATTCTAGAAAAGTGGTTCCAAACTGTTTGTTTATCGCCCAAAAAGGAACATTAGTAAACGGACACGATTATATCGAAAAAGCTATTGAAAATGGTGCTTCTGCCGTAATTTATGAAGATGACCCTAAAGCTTTTGCAGAAAATATAACCTATATTAAAGTAAGCGATGCTAACAAAGCATTGGCGCAAGTAGCTGCTCATTTTTACGACAATCCATCAGAAAAACTGTCATTGGTTGGTGTTACCGGTACAAACGGCAAAACCACTATTGCCACTTTATTGCATCAATTATTTACAAAAGCAGGCTATAAAGTCGGTTTATTATCAACCGTAAAAATTTTGGTAGGCAACGAGGAATTTCCGGCAACGCATACCACACCCGATTCCATCACTATAAACTGCTACTTAAATCAAATGGTTGAAGCAGGTTGCAGCTATTGTTTTATGGAAGTAAGTTCGCACGGAATTGCACAAGAGCGTACGCATGCATTGGCTTTTAAAGGCGGAATTTTCACTAATTTATCACATGATCATTTAGATTATCACAAAACATTTGCAGAGTATCGTAATGTAAAAAAATCATTTTTCGATTCACTCGCTAACACATCTTTTGCCATCAGTAATGCCGATGACAAAAATGGTGCTTATATGTTGCAAAACTGCTCTGCAAAAAAAATTACATACAGCATTCAAAACGTTGCCGATGTGCATGGCAAAATCATAGAAAGCCAGTTCAACGGTATGTTACTCAACATCAACCAACAAGAAGTTTGGGTACAGTTGATCGGTAAATTCAACGCATCAAACCTATTGGCAATTTACGCAACAGCTTTAGAATTAGGTTTAACAAAAGAAGAAGTTTTGTTGCATTTAAGTACCTTAAAAAGTGTGTCGGGTAGGTTTCAATTTATTGTTTCAAAAACAAAAATCACCGCCATTGTAGATTACGCGCACACGCCAGATGCGTTGGAAAACGTATTAAAAACCATTGCCGAAATCCGCACGTTCAACGAACAATTAATCACAGTAGTTGGTTGTGGCGGAAATCGCGACAGCGCCAAACGACCGGAAATGGGCAGAATTGCAACAGAAAACAGCGATACAGTCATTTTCACGTCAGACAATCCGCGAAATGAGGATCCTTTTGAAATTTTAAAACAAATAGAAGCCGGTGTTGAAGCTCAAAATACCAACAAATATCTCACTATTGAAGACCGCCAACAAGCTATAAAAACAGCTTGCAAAATGGCAAAAGAAGGCGATATCATTTTAATTGCCGGTAAAGGACACGAAGATTATCAAGAAATAAAAGGGGTGAAACACCACTTTAACGATTTAGAGGAAGTTATCAATTTTTTAAACGAATTCAATAAGTAACATGCTATACTACTTATTAAAATATTTAGACACCATGTTCGATTTTCCGGGATCGGCATTGTACCAATTCATCACCTTTCGCTCGGGTGTTGCGTTCATTATTTCCTTATTGGTATCCACTTTGTTCGGAAAAAGAATTATCAATTATTTACGCAGACAGCAAATCGGCGAAACCGTACGCGAATTAGGTTTAGAAGGTCAGAACGAAAAAGCAGGAACGCCAACAATGGGTGGTGTCATTATCATTATGGCAACGTTAATTCCGGTTTTATTGCTGGCAAAACTAGACAATATTTATGTGCTTGTTTTAATCCTCACAACCGTATGGATGGGTGTTATTGGCTTTTTAGACGATTACATAAAGGTTTTTAAGAAAGATAAAGAAGGTTTAAAAGGAAAATTTAAAGTAGTTGGACAAATTGGTTTGGGAATCATCGTTGGTGCAATTTTCTATTTTCACCCAAATGTTACCGTTCGCGACACGCCAAGCATTTTATTGGAAACCGATGTGGTGAGCAAGTTCGACATTAAATCAACTACTACAACTATTCCGTTTTTTAAAGATAATGAGTTTAATTACGGACAATTGATTTCGTGGATGGGCGACGGATACGAGAATTATGTATGGTTGATTTTTATTCCCATTGTAATCTTCATTGTAACTGCCGTTTCAAACGGCGCTAATTTAACCGATGGAATCGATGGTCTTGCTGCAGGAACATCAGCAATTACAGTAGTGGCTTTAGGAATTTTCGCCTTTGTTTCGGGAAATTTCATCTTTGCCAATTACCTGAACATTATGTATATACCCAATTCGGGGGAAATGACGGTTTTCATTGCTGCTTTTGTGGGGGCACTCGTTGGTTTTCTCTGGTACAATGCGTTCCCGGCACAAGTTTTTATGGGCGATACCGGAAGTTTAACCATTGGCGGAATCATCGCTGTTTTGGCAATTGCAGTGCGCAAAGAAATGTTGATTCCAGTTTTATGTGGAATTTTCTTGGCCGAAAACCTGTCGGTAGTTTTGCAAGTAAGTTACTTTAAATACACCAAAAAAAGATACGGCGAAGGCCGACGCATTTTATTAATGTCGCCTTTGCATCACCATTACCAGAAAAAAGGGTATCACGAAAGTAAAATTGTAACTCGTTTTTGGATTGTAGGAATCTTTTTAGCCATTTTCTGTGTGGTTTCATTAAAATTAAGATAATATGCGGTTGGTGATTTTAGGTGCAGGTGAAAGCGGTGTTGGAACAGCACTTTTAGGAAAAAAAGAAGGTTACGAAGTATTTGTTTCTGATTTTGGATCAATCAGTGAAAAGTATCAGCAAATATTGAACGATGAAAATATTGAATGGGAACATCAACAGCATACCGAAAGCAAAATTTTAAATGCCGATGTGGTTGTGAAAAGTCCGGGAATTCCTGATAAAGCATCCATCGTAAAAAAATTGCATGAAAAAGGCATTAAGGTCATTTCCGAAATAGAATTTGTGTATCAATTTGCAAAAAACACATCAATCGCAATTACGGGCAGCAACGGTAAAACCACCACCACCATGCTAACCTATCATTTGTTAAAACAAGAAGGATTGAATGTGGGCTTGGCAGGAAACATTGGCGAAAGCTATGCAAAACAAGTGGCTTTGCATCCCGAGAAAATGTTTGTGTTGGAATTGAGCAGTTTTCAGTTAGATGGAAATATCGATTACAACCCGCATATTGCAGTGATTACAAATATCAGCCCAGATCATTTAGATCGATACGACTATAAATACGAAAATTATATTGCATCAAAATTTCGTATCACAATGAATCAAACCGAAAAAGATTATTTGATTTATGATGCAGACGACGAAGCCATCGATAATTGGTTAAAAAATAATAAAACAAAAGCACAACTGGTTCCTTTTTCGCTTACAAAAAAATTTGAAACAGGTGCCTATTTAGAAGATAACAACATTACAGCAATGATAAACAACGAACAAATAACTGTACCTGCAAACGAAATTGCAATAGAAGGTAAACACAACTTAAAAAATGCTATGGCTGCCACTTTAGTTGCGCAAATGATGCGTGTACGCAAACAAACAATTCGCGAAAGTTTATCTAATTTTCAAAATGCAGAGCATCGTTTAGAAAAAGTTGCAAAAATTAATAAAGTACAATACATCAACGATTCAAAAGCAACCAATGTAAACGCCACATATTTTGCTTTAGAAAGTATGACTGCACCAACCGTTTGGATTGTGGGCGGAGTGGACAAAGGAAATGACTATGACGAGTTAATGACTTTTGTAAACGAAAAAGTGAAAGCTATTATTTGCTTGGGTATCGACAATTCTAAAATTATTGATGCTTTTTCACCGATTGTTGACGTGATTTACGAAGCCGCATCTATGAATGAAGCGGTGCGATTAGCCGCAAATGTTTCTGAAGAAGGCGATACGGTTTTATTGTCACCAGCTTGTGCAAGTTTTGATTTATTTACAAGCTACGAAGACCGTGGCACACAATTTAAGAACGAAGTAAAAAAATTATAATTAAAATGAGAAAGTTATTATCCCAATTTCAAGGCGATAAAGCTATATGGGCGTACGTTGTGCTACTTGCCCTGTTCTCGTTTATGCCGGTTTTTAGCGCAAGTACCAACTTGGTGCATGTTGTTGGAACAGGTTCTATAGTGGGATTGTTGTTTAAACACTTCGGTCACATATTCGTGGGGATTGTAATCATCTTTTTTGTGCATCGCATTCCTTTTGATCGATTAAAATATATTGCACCCGTAGCATGGATTCCCGTTTCGGGTTTGCTATTAATTACCGCAGCACAAGGAATGATGATTGGCGGAGCAAATGCCAGCCGTTGGTTAAAAATTCCGTTGTTAAACATTTCTTTTCAACCTTCCTCATTAGGCTGGATTGCATTAATAGCATATGTTGCTTGGTTTTTATGGCGATTTGCCGATGAAAAATACACGTTTGCCTGGTCGCTTCTTTGGTTGGGCGCTCCGGCATTGTGCATCATTGGGCCCATATTGCCATCGAATTTATCAACCGCTGCTATTATCTTATTCACCATTGGTTTGTTGTTGTTTGTAGGAAAATATCCTATGAGATACATGACCAAAATCATTACAGCAGGTGCCATTGCTTTGGTTCTTGCAATTGGAATGTTCAAGGCATTTCCGGATATGGCTCCATCGCGCTACAAAACTTGGGAAGCACGTTTTAGTAGATTTGGTTCGGAAGATAAAGACGAAGACCGTTATCAGATCGAAAACGCTAAAATTGCCATTGCTCAAGGGCAAATGTTTGGTGTTGGTCCCGGTAAAAGTGTTCAGAAAAACTTTTTGCCGCAATCGTCGTCCGATTTTATTTATGCCATTATTGTAGAAGAATTTGGTTTTTTGGGCGGAATTTCTATATTGATTGTTTACATATTATTACTCTTCCGCTTTTTAGTTGTGAGCAACAAAGCACCCAATTTGTTTGGAAAATACTTAGCCTTTGGATTAGGATTTTCGATCATTTTCCAGGCGTTTATCAACATGGGCGTTGCGGTTGAAATTTTCCCTACAACAGGTCAGCCACTTCCTTTAGTTAGCTCTGGAGGAACATCAATTTGGATGACGTGTGTATCATTAGGGATTATTCTAAGTATATCTCGAAAAGAAGAACAAGTAAAGCAACAATTGGCAGATCAACAACGAAAACAAGACGAATTTAAACGCGTTTTAGAAGAACAACAGGCAGAAGACGAGTTAAAGAATGAAAACGATTCGGACAGCAATCCGATTTATGCAGTTTTAAACAAATAAATTATGAAACCAAATCCAAGATTCATTATTAGCGGCGGCGGTACAGGCGGACACATTTATCCGGCAATTGCTATTGCAAACGAAATTAAGGCACAGATTCCTGCTGCCGAAATTTTATTTGTGGGCGCACAAGATAAAATGGAAATGCAGAAAGTGCCTGCGGCGGGTTATAATATCAAAGGATTATGGATTTCAGGCATTCAAAGAAAAATTACGGTTGACAACGCCCTTTTTCCGGTTAAATTTTTATCAAGCTTACTAAAATCGCGCAAAATCATCAAAGAATTTAAACCCGATGTGGTGATTGGAACCGGCGGTTTTGCAAGTGGTGCAGTCGTTAAAGTGGCGCAGCAAATGAATATTCCAACGGTGATACAAGAACAAAATTCGTATCCGGGAATCACCAATAAAATGCTGGCAGCAAAAGCAAACGCAATTTGTGTGGCTTATGACGGATTATCGACTTATTTTAAATCGAACAAAATTATTAAAACAGGAAATCCCGTTCGTCAGGATCTATTAACGATTGATAGCAAACGAAGCGAAGCACAAGAATTTTACGGATTAAATCCCAACAAAAAAACTGTCGTTATTTTAGGCGGAAGTTTGGGTGCTCGCAGAATAAACCAATTGGTAGAAAAAGAATTAGCATTTTTCAAAGAGCAAAACATTCAGTTAATCTGGCAGTGTGGTAAATTTTACATCAACGATTACAAAAAACACCACAACAACGAAGATGTTTTTGTGTACGATTTTATAGAACGAATGGATTTGTTGTTCGCAGCAGCCGATGTGATTGTTTCGCGCGCCGGAGCATCATCAGTTTCAGAACTGGCAATTGTTGGTAAACCTGTAATTTTTATTCCGTCGCCAAATGTTGCTGAGGATCATCAGACAAAAAATGCCAAAAGCATTACCGATAAAAACGCAGCCGTTTTGTTGAAAGAAACCGATTTAGATAGTCAGTTTCAAGAGCAAATGCTACGCTTGTTAACAAACAATCAGGTTGCCGAAGCATTGTCAAAAAATATTAAAATATTGGCATTACCAAATGCTACAAAAGATATAGTAAAAGAAATTTTTAAGTTGGTTAAGTAAATTATGAAACCAAAAGATATTTTATTGTTTAATAGCATCGACCAAAAAGTCAATATTTCTGTTCATTTTCAGAACGGAACCTTTTGGCTTACGCAAAAAACAATGGCAGAATTGTTTTCAGTGGGTATCCCGGCTATTAGCAAACATTTAAAAAATATCTTTGAAAGTGAAGAATTAAAAGAGCATTCAGTTATTTCCAAAATGGAAACAACTGCCAAAGACGGTAAAGCTTATGAAACCAATTTCTACCGTTTAGAAGCAGTTTTGGCAGTTGGTTACAGAGTAAATTCTATTCAAGCAACCGAGTTTAGAAAATGGGCAACACAAACGTTGAATGAATTTATCATCAAAGGTTTTGTAATGGACGATGAACGGTTGAAGCAAGGTAAAAATTTCGGACAAGATTATTTTGATGAGCTTTTAGAGCGAATTCGCGAAATTCGTTCAAGTGAACGCAGATTTTATCAAAAAATAACCGATTTGTATGCATTAAGCAGCGATTATGATAAAAGTAGTGCACAAACCAAAAGCTTTTTTGCAATGGTTCAAAATAAATTGCATTGGGCAATTACAGGAAAAACAGCTGCCGAAATTATTTATAGCGAAGCCGACGCCACCAAATTGTATATGGGGTTAAAAACGTGGAAAGATGCACCTGAGGGAAAGATTTTGAAAAGTGATGTTTCAGTTGCCAAAAATTATTTGTCGCATGAACACATTACTGAATTAAACAGAATTGTTTCTGCATATTTAGATTTGGCAGAAAATAACGCTCAAAGAGGAATTGCTTTTAACATGCAACAATGGACCAAA containing:
- a CDS encoding FtsW/RodA/SpoVE family cell cycle protein, which translates into the protein MRKLLSQFQGDKAIWAYVVLLALFSFMPVFSASTNLVHVVGTGSIVGLLFKHFGHIFVGIVIIFFVHRIPFDRLKYIAPVAWIPVSGLLLITAAQGMMIGGANASRWLKIPLLNISFQPSSLGWIALIAYVAWFLWRFADEKYTFAWSLLWLGAPALCIIGPILPSNLSTAAIILFTIGLLLFVGKYPMRYMTKIITAGAIALVLAIGMFKAFPDMAPSRYKTWEARFSRFGSEDKDEDRYQIENAKIAIAQGQMFGVGPGKSVQKNFLPQSSSDFIYAIIVEEFGFLGGISILIVYILLLFRFLVVSNKAPNLFGKYLAFGLGFSIIFQAFINMGVAVEIFPTTGQPLPLVSSGGTSIWMTCVSLGIILSISRKEEQVKQQLADQQRKQDEFKRVLEEQQAEDELKNENDSDSNPIYAVLNK
- the murG gene encoding undecaprenyldiphospho-muramoylpentapeptide beta-N-acetylglucosaminyltransferase, giving the protein MKPNPRFIISGGGTGGHIYPAIAIANEIKAQIPAAEILFVGAQDKMEMQKVPAAGYNIKGLWISGIQRKITVDNALFPVKFLSSLLKSRKIIKEFKPDVVIGTGGFASGAVVKVAQQMNIPTVIQEQNSYPGITNKMLAAKANAICVAYDGLSTYFKSNKIIKTGNPVRQDLLTIDSKRSEAQEFYGLNPNKKTVVILGGSLGARRINQLVEKELAFFKEQNIQLIWQCGKFYINDYKKHHNNEDVFVYDFIERMDLLFAAADVIVSRAGASSVSELAIVGKPVIFIPSPNVAEDHQTKNAKSITDKNAAVLLKETDLDSQFQEQMLRLLTNNQVAEALSKNIKILALPNATKDIVKEIFKLVK
- a CDS encoding virulence RhuM family protein, yielding MKPKDILLFNSIDQKVNISVHFQNGTFWLTQKTMAELFSVGIPAISKHLKNIFESEELKEHSVISKMETTAKDGKAYETNFYRLEAVLAVGYRVNSIQATEFRKWATQTLNEFIIKGFVMDDERLKQGKNFGQDYFDELLERIREIRSSERRFYQKITDLYALSSDYDKSSAQTKSFFAMVQNKLHWAITGKTAAEIIYSEADATKLYMGLKTWKDAPEGKILKSDVSVAKNYLSHEHITELNRIVSAYLDLAENNAQRGIAFNMQQWTKFLDSFLELSNYPILNDKGKITMLEAKLKAESEYDKFRVVQDKSYQSDFDKLIKEIKKNN